The genome window TTTCCCAGCGCCACCTCAGGACCATCATCCGCAGGCAGACCCGCAAACTGCGGGAACTGGCCACGCACGACGCCCTGACCGGGATCTACAACCGCAGGGCCATCGAACGGATCCTCATTGAGGAAACCCACCGGGCACGGCGGCACGGCTCCCCGTTCGCGGTGCTCATGTTCGACATCGACCACTTCAAGCGGGTGAACGACACCTTTGGCCACAATGCCGGGGACGAGGTTCTCCGCAAGGTGAGCGAAACCGTGACCTCCCTGGTCAGGACCACGGACCGGTTCGGCCGCTGGGGCGGGGAGGAGTTCCTGCTCCTGGCCACGGACACCGATATCGAGGCGGCCGCCGTCCTGGCCGAGCGTATCCGCGAGGCCGTGGCCGAAACGCGCTTCACCACGGCGGAGCCCGTCACCATCAGCCTCGGCGTCGCCCGGTACCAGCCGGACGAGACCTACGAAAACCTCGTGCAGCGGGCCGACACCGCCCTGTACAAGGCCAAGGACAGCGGAAGAGACAGAGTCTGCGTGGCCGACTGACCCTCTCCCGGCCCATGAATGCCCGTGGGCCATCCCGCCCTGCGGACTCCATGATTTCTTTCCTGCCGAACATGCCGCCAACCCTGAATATCATTGCCGCCGATTGAACCAGGGGTATCAATACTGTATAGTATCCCGTAGTATCCTGACTGAGGCCCCGGAACGCACCCCGGCAAAAGGCAACCGCCATGCCCCGGATCCGTCGGAACATGAAAAGGCTTCCCCTCTGGGCAAAGCTCTTTATCGGCACCTCGCTGGGCACCCTGCTGGTGGTGGCGGCAAGCAGCCTGCTGCTCTTCTGGGTCATCCATTTCTCCGTCGAGCAGGACATCCGGAAGCACCTCACCCGCAGCACGGCGTCCATACGCGACCTTGTCCGGACCACGGTGAACACGGCGATCCACAACCACCTGCGGGCGGTGGCCGAAAAGAACAGGGATATCGTCGCCCATTTCCACGAGCTGGCCCGGCAGGGACGCATGAGCGAGGAGGAGGCAAAGGCCAGGGCCGCCGAAGTGCTCCTGAGCCAGCCCATCGGAAAGACCGGGTACCTGTTCTGTGTGGACAGCAAAGTCATCATGCGAGTCCACCCCAAGGCGTCCATGCATGGCGCCGACGTCAACCAATTCCCCTTGAGCAAGATCCAGCGGGAGCTGAAAAACGGGTATGTGGAATACGAGTGGGCCAACCCCGGCGAGTCGGCTCCGAGGCCCAAGTCCCTGTACATGGCCTATTTCGAGCCATGGGACTGGATCATCTCCGCCTCCTCATACCGTGAGGAATTCCTGGAGCTGATCCGGCTGGACGACTTCCGGGAAAGCGTTCTTGCCCACACCATCGGCGACACCGGGTACTCCTTCATCATGGCCGACAACGGCACGCTGATCATCCATCCCAGGTACGAAGGCGTCAATGTCCTGACCTCCACCGACCCCATGGGCAACGCCTTTCCGGGGGGGCTGCTCAAGGGAGACAGCGGCACCATAGCCTACGACTGGATCAACCCCGGGGAAACAAAATACAGGAAGAAAATCGCGGTCTACGATTCGATCCCTGAACTGGGATGGATCGTCGCATCCACGGAATACCTCGACGAGGTGGAGCGCCCGCTCCACCTGCTGACATACGTGGTGACCGCAACGACCGTGGGCATGGTGCTCCTGCTCTTCCTCATGTCCTGGAGGGTCGCCCGGGTCGCGACCAGGCCGCTGCCCTCCCTGATGCAGGCCTTCGAGGAAGGCGCGGGAGGCAAGCTTTCCCTGCGCATGGACGAGGAGCTGGGCGGAGAATTCGGGAAGTTGGCGGCATACTACAACCACTTCATGGACAACCTGGAAGCCTCCCGCGACCGGCTCGCCGAGTCCGAGGAAAAATACCGCACGATCTTCGAACAGGCCGTTGAAGGCATGTTCCAGGTCCTGCCCGAGGGAATATTTGTGAGCATCAACCCGGCCATGGCCCGCATCTTCGGGTATTCCGGCCCCGAGGAGATGCTTGCGGAAGTGGGAAACATCACCAAGAGCCTCTATGTCGAGCCCACGGACAGGGAAAAACTGTACAGGGAGCTGCTCGACAAGGGGAAGGTGCTCGGTGTTCCCATCCGCC of Salidesulfovibrio onnuriiensis contains these proteins:
- a CDS encoding cache domain-containing protein; the protein is MKRLPLWAKLFIGTSLGTLLVVAASSLLLFWVIHFSVEQDIRKHLTRSTASIRDLVRTTVNTAIHNHLRAVAEKNRDIVAHFHELARQGRMSEEEAKARAAEVLLSQPIGKTGYLFCVDSKVIMRVHPKASMHGADVNQFPLSKIQRELKNGYVEYEWANPGESAPRPKSLYMAYFEPWDWIISASSYREEFLELIRLDDFRESVLAHTIGDTGYSFIMADNGTLIIHPRYEGVNVLTSTDPMGNAFPGGLLKGDSGTIAYDWINPGETKYRKKIAVYDSIPELGWIVASTEYLDEVERPLHLLTYVVTATTVGMVLLLFLMSWRVARVATRPLPSLMQAFEEGAGGKLSLRMDEELGGEFGKLAAYYNHFMDNLEASRDRLAESEEKYRTIFEQAVEGMFQVLPEGIFVSINPAMARIFGYSGPEEMLAEVGNITKSLYVEPTDREKLYRELLDKGKVLGVPIRLRRRDGSIFWGEVSERMVLDHNGRFVLVEGILKDVTAQHDFMDNLARTKAEAEAASQLKSDFLIMISHEMRTPLTSILGFARMIKRQLQSKVVPAIDPADEDTFRTIEKAAGNLAIMETESSRLAKLIDDMLDFAGLEAGEIILCVKPANPGALAEQAVEAVSGSAAAKGLSLELDTPAQLPDVVADRDRIFQVLTHLLGNAVKFTSEGGVTLSAVPREEEMEFIIRDTGAGIPPESRERIFDHFTQLGDPLTDKPRGAGLGLALCRSIIALHRGRIWVESEPGQGSAFHFTLPLSKGGD